The Streptomyces albofaciens JCM 4342 genome has a segment encoding these proteins:
- a CDS encoding molybdenum cofactor biosynthesis protein MoaE: MPGTYDHPGEQSAADPIRLLAVRDTPLSLDEVFAAVGDPAAGGTALFVGTVRNHDGGADVDALGYSAHPSAEAELRRVAEKVAADHPVRALAAVHRVGELAVGDLAVVVAVSCPHRAEAFAACRRLIDDLKHEVPIWKHQRFSDGTEEWVGAC, encoded by the coding sequence ATGCCAGGCACGTATGACCACCCCGGTGAGCAGAGCGCGGCGGACCCGATCCGCCTGCTCGCCGTCCGTGACACCCCGCTCTCCCTGGACGAGGTCTTCGCGGCCGTCGGCGACCCGGCGGCCGGCGGGACGGCCCTGTTCGTCGGCACGGTCCGAAACCACGACGGCGGCGCGGACGTGGACGCCCTCGGTTACTCGGCGCATCCGAGCGCCGAGGCCGAACTGCGTCGCGTCGCCGAGAAGGTGGCCGCCGACCATCCGGTGCGCGCCTTGGCCGCGGTGCACCGGGTGGGCGAGCTGGCCGTCGGCGACCTGGCCGTCGTCGTCGCGGTCTCGTGCCCGCACCGCGCGGAGGCGTTCGCGGCCTGCCGGCGGCTGATCGACGACCTCAAGCACGAGGTGCCGATCTGGAAGCACCAGCGCTTTTCGGACGGCACGGAGGAATGGGTGGGTGCCTGCTGA
- a CDS encoding YlbL family protein encodes MPRRTATLLASLVMLIALICAGLVIPVPYSEMYPGPTTNTLGEDKGEPVLQISGHKTYPTTGNLNMVTVRVTGAEFRMNLLEAVYGWLKHDSIVVPHKILYPEGQTAEESDQQNAEEFTQSLESAKVAAFRQLKIPVGSQTVVASVVKNAPADGKLHAGDVIKAVDGTEIKANADVAKLVTRHKPGERAVFTVIPAKEAAAAQKKGKKPEGPTKDIAVTTTKAKDGRSIVGIQAGIDYTFPFNVDIKLADVSGPSAGLMFALGIIDKLTPEDLTGGKFVAGTGTIDADGKVGPIGGIAMKVVGARNKGAEYFLTPKDNCSAVVDDHPDGLRLVKVDTIRDALSSLEKIRKGDTASLPSCPANK; translated from the coding sequence ATGCCACGCCGCACCGCGACGCTGCTCGCCTCCCTCGTGATGCTGATTGCGCTGATCTGCGCCGGGTTGGTGATCCCCGTCCCGTATTCGGAGATGTATCCGGGGCCCACGACCAACACGCTGGGTGAGGACAAGGGCGAGCCGGTGCTGCAGATCTCCGGCCACAAGACGTATCCCACGACCGGCAACCTGAACATGGTCACGGTCCGCGTCACCGGCGCCGAGTTCCGTATGAACCTCCTCGAAGCGGTCTACGGCTGGCTCAAGCACGACAGCATCGTGGTGCCCCACAAGATCCTCTACCCGGAGGGCCAGACGGCCGAGGAGTCCGACCAGCAGAACGCCGAGGAGTTCACCCAGTCCCTGGAGAGCGCCAAGGTCGCGGCGTTCAGGCAGCTGAAGATCCCGGTCGGTTCCCAGACGGTCGTGGCGTCCGTCGTCAAGAACGCCCCCGCGGACGGCAAGCTGCACGCCGGTGACGTGATCAAGGCCGTGGACGGTACGGAGATCAAGGCCAACGCGGACGTCGCCAAGCTGGTGACCCGGCACAAGCCGGGCGAGCGGGCCGTCTTCACGGTCATTCCGGCCAAGGAGGCGGCCGCGGCCCAGAAGAAGGGCAAGAAGCCCGAGGGCCCCACCAAGGACATCGCCGTCACCACCACGAAGGCGAAGGACGGCCGGTCCATAGTCGGGATCCAGGCCGGCATCGACTACACGTTCCCGTTCAACGTGGACATCAAGCTGGCCGACGTCAGCGGGCCCAGCGCCGGGCTGATGTTCGCCCTCGGGATCATCGACAAGCTCACGCCCGAGGACCTCACGGGCGGAAAGTTCGTGGCGGGTACGGGCACGATCGACGCCGACGGCAAGGTCGGCCCGATCGGCGGCATCGCGATGAAGGTCGTCGGCGCGCGCAACAAGGGCGCCGAGTACTTCCTCACCCCCAAGGACAACTGCTCGGCCGTGGTCGACGACCACCCGGACGGCCTCCGCCTGGTCAAGGTGGACACCATCCGCGACGCGCTGTCGTCCCTGGAGAAGATCCGCAAGGGCGACACGGCGAGCCTGCCGAGCTGCCCCGCGAACAAGTAG
- a CDS encoding PPA1309 family protein yields the protein MDNLPVDGTPLAASPLTRAVLEIDEYAAGLGWDQPARLFALVDTARLRDQEPSLAEQLGIDATTTASLTPVEQDEIPAGVPLDEFLATIGWPEAVAGCAMTVERLMLPPSAEDSVPAGMDEAQLAKWVADHPDRQEVRMTVAVLRDGERESALRLREKDSTSEVLTGSQLVPGLADALAATFES from the coding sequence ATGGACAACCTTCCCGTCGACGGCACCCCCCTCGCCGCCAGCCCGCTGACCCGTGCCGTACTCGAAATCGACGAGTACGCCGCCGGGCTCGGCTGGGACCAGCCCGCCCGTCTCTTCGCCCTCGTGGACACCGCCCGGCTCCGCGACCAGGAACCCTCGCTCGCCGAACAGCTCGGCATCGACGCCACCACCACCGCCTCGCTGACCCCGGTCGAGCAGGACGAGATCCCGGCCGGTGTGCCGCTGGACGAGTTCCTGGCCACCATCGGCTGGCCGGAGGCGGTGGCCGGCTGCGCGATGACGGTGGAGCGGCTGATGCTGCCGCCGTCCGCCGAGGACTCCGTGCCGGCGGGCATGGACGAGGCCCAGCTCGCGAAGTGGGTCGCCGACCACCCGGACCGCCAGGAGGTGCGGATGACGGTGGCGGTGCTGCGCGACGGCGAGCGCGAGTCGGCACTGCGGCTGCGCGAGAAGGACTCCACGTCCGAGGTGCTGACCGGCTCGCAGTTGGTGCCCGGCCTGGCGGACGCGCTGGCCGCGACCTTCGAGAGCTGA
- a CDS encoding SDR family oxidoreductase: MSSPDPTVRAARNAAAETESAGRQADDAPARPLRRPVVAVTGAASGVGALLTQALTESDEVKRVVAIDERRGEAAEAHWHVLDVRDPAIADKLRGADVVVHLAVDLDLETDAAARTAYNVRGTQTVLTAAAAAGVHRVVLCTSAMVYGALPDNDVPLAEDAELRATADATGVGDLLEIERLAHRAPRAHPGLNVTVLRPTVLVGGTDTALTRYFESPRLLVVAGSRPAWQFCHVEDLVSALVYAALEKVEGELAVGCDGWLEQEEVEELSGIRRMELPSSVALGAAARLHRIGLTPSPAGDLAYTMHPWVVSGSRLHEAGWRPRWTNEEVLAELLEEVAGRHTVAGRRLGRKDATAAGAAGATVALLGTAALVRRARKARRRI, translated from the coding sequence GTGAGTTCCCCAGATCCGACCGTTCGCGCAGCGCGAAACGCCGCTGCCGAGACCGAGAGCGCAGGCAGGCAGGCGGACGACGCGCCCGCCCGGCCGCTGCGCCGCCCCGTCGTCGCGGTCACCGGCGCCGCCTCCGGCGTGGGCGCCCTGCTGACCCAGGCGCTGACCGAGTCCGACGAGGTCAAGCGGGTGGTGGCCATCGACGAGCGGCGCGGCGAGGCCGCCGAGGCGCACTGGCACGTCCTGGACGTCCGGGACCCGGCCATCGCCGACAAGCTGCGCGGCGCGGACGTCGTCGTGCACCTGGCCGTCGACCTCGACCTGGAGACCGACGCCGCGGCCCGTACGGCGTACAACGTCCGCGGTACGCAGACGGTCCTCACCGCCGCCGCGGCCGCCGGCGTGCACCGGGTCGTGCTGTGCACCTCCGCCATGGTCTACGGCGCGCTCCCGGACAACGACGTACCGCTGGCCGAGGACGCCGAGCTGCGGGCCACCGCCGACGCCACCGGGGTCGGCGACCTCCTGGAGATCGAGCGCCTGGCGCACCGCGCGCCCCGCGCGCACCCCGGCCTGAACGTCACCGTCCTGCGCCCCACCGTCCTGGTGGGCGGTACGGACACCGCGCTGACCCGCTACTTCGAGTCACCGCGCCTGCTGGTCGTCGCCGGATCCCGCCCCGCCTGGCAGTTCTGCCATGTAGAGGACCTGGTCAGCGCCCTGGTGTACGCCGCGCTGGAGAAGGTCGAGGGCGAGCTGGCGGTGGGCTGCGACGGCTGGCTGGAGCAGGAGGAGGTCGAGGAGCTGTCCGGGATCCGGCGCATGGAGCTGCCCTCCTCCGTGGCGCTCGGCGCCGCCGCCCGGCTGCACCGCATCGGCCTCACGCCGTCACCCGCCGGGGACCTGGCGTACACGATGCACCCGTGGGTCGTCAGCGGCAGCCGGCTGCACGAGGCGGGCTGGCGTCCCCGGTGGACGAATGAGGAGGTGCTGGCCGAGCTGCTGGAGGAGGTCGCGGGCCGGCACACGGTCGCGGGCCGCCGGCTGGGCCGCAAGGACGCCACGGCGGCCGGTGCGGCGGGGGCGACCGTCGCTCTCCTGGGCACCGCCGCCCTGGTCCGCCGCGCCCGCAAGGCCCGCCGCCGCATCTGA
- a CDS encoding zinc-dependent metalloprotease, giving the protein MSDTPFGFGLPPEEPEDGDNGKKKGGQGGSQGPANPFGFGGGSGGADNPFAALFGGMGGPGGEMNPGDLGAAFQKLGQMLSYEGGPVNWDMAKDIARQTVAQGAEDGTKDASVSPGERAAVEEAVRLADLWLDGVTSLPSGASTVLSWSRAEWVEETLPVWKDLVDPVAERVGAAMGDVLPEEMQAMAGPLLGMMRSMGGAMFGTQIGQALGVLAGEVVGSTDVGLPLGPAGKAALLPGNIANFGSGLGVPEEEVRLYLALREAAHQRLFAHVPWLRSHLFGAVEGYARGIKVDTTKLEDVVGQLDPQHPEELQNALQQGMFQPEDTPEQKAALARLETALALVEGWVDAVVHAAASPHLPSADALRETLRRRRATGGPAEQTFATLIGLELRPRRLRDASRLWALLTDARGLDGRDALWEHPDMLPTAADLDDPDGFVHHEQLDFSELDKMLGEAAGSGTAKPDLTKETDEGTGQDGSGEGGRPGGDGEK; this is encoded by the coding sequence GTGAGTGACACCCCATTTGGATTCGGCCTTCCGCCGGAGGAGCCGGAGGACGGCGACAACGGCAAGAAGAAGGGCGGCCAGGGAGGTAGCCAGGGCCCCGCGAACCCGTTCGGATTCGGCGGCGGGAGCGGCGGCGCGGACAATCCGTTCGCGGCGCTCTTCGGCGGCATGGGCGGACCTGGCGGCGAGATGAACCCTGGCGACCTCGGTGCCGCCTTCCAGAAGCTGGGCCAGATGCTCTCCTACGAGGGCGGTCCGGTGAACTGGGACATGGCCAAGGACATCGCGCGCCAGACGGTCGCGCAGGGCGCCGAGGACGGCACCAAGGACGCGAGCGTCTCCCCCGGTGAGCGGGCGGCCGTCGAGGAGGCCGTGCGCCTGGCCGACCTGTGGCTGGACGGCGTGACGTCGCTGCCCTCGGGCGCGAGCACGGTGCTGTCCTGGAGCCGCGCCGAGTGGGTCGAGGAGACCCTGCCGGTGTGGAAGGACCTGGTGGACCCGGTCGCGGAGCGCGTCGGCGCGGCCATGGGCGACGTCCTGCCCGAGGAGATGCAGGCCATGGCGGGCCCGCTGCTCGGCATGATGCGCTCCATGGGCGGCGCGATGTTCGGTACGCAGATCGGGCAGGCGCTGGGCGTCCTGGCCGGCGAGGTCGTCGGCTCGACGGACGTCGGGCTGCCGCTGGGGCCGGCCGGCAAGGCCGCGCTGCTGCCGGGCAACATCGCCAACTTCGGCTCCGGCCTCGGCGTGCCCGAGGAGGAGGTGCGGCTCTACCTGGCCCTGCGCGAGGCCGCCCACCAGCGCCTCTTCGCCCATGTGCCGTGGCTGCGCTCGCACCTGTTCGGCGCGGTCGAGGGCTATGCCCGCGGGATCAAGGTCGACACGACCAAGCTGGAGGACGTAGTCGGCCAGCTCGACCCGCAGCATCCGGAGGAGCTGCAGAACGCCCTCCAGCAGGGCATGTTCCAGCCCGAGGACACCCCGGAGCAGAAGGCGGCGCTGGCCCGCCTGGAGACCGCGCTGGCCCTCGTCGAGGGCTGGGTGGACGCGGTGGTGCACGCCGCCGCCTCCCCGCACCTGCCCTCGGCGGACGCGCTGCGCGAGACGCTGCGGCGGCGCCGGGCGACCGGCGGCCCGGCCGAGCAGACCTTCGCCACCCTGATCGGCCTGGAGCTGCGTCCGCGGCGCCTGCGGGACGCCTCGCGGCTGTGGGCCCTGCTGACGGACGCGCGCGGCCTGGACGGCCGGGACGCCCTGTGGGAGCACCCGGACATGCTCCCGACGGCCGCCGACCTGGACGACCCGGACGGCTTCGTCCACCACGAGCAGCTGGACTTCTCCGAGCTGGACAAGATGCTCGGCGAGGCGGCGGGCAGCGGCACGGCGAAGCCGGACCTGACCAAGGAGACCGACGAGGGCACCGGTCAGGACGGTTCCGGCGAGGGCGGCAGGCCCGGGGGCGACGGCGAGAAGTGA
- a CDS encoding AIM24 family protein, with protein MQSPLFACTEAQTQDRFALQNPQLLRVSLQGHEDLLARKGTMVAYQGLLEFDGNHQTPGQQHARAMSGEGLDLMRVSGQGTVYLANLAQYVHIMDVDHDGLTVDSNYVLALDSGLHWEVISVDSQYGISGTGKYQLNISGRGKVVLMTSGQPLMMQVTPDKYVNADADAVVAWSASLRVQMQAQTHSSGVWRRRGNTGEGWELSFLGQGYALVQPSELLPPQNAVIGSGLAAQFGMGQQGAHGQNQGNIFTN; from the coding sequence ATGCAGAGTCCGCTTTTCGCCTGTACCGAGGCGCAGACCCAGGACCGCTTCGCCCTCCAGAACCCGCAGCTGCTGCGGGTCTCCCTCCAGGGCCACGAGGACCTGCTCGCCCGTAAGGGCACCATGGTCGCCTACCAGGGGTTGCTGGAATTCGACGGGAACCACCAGACGCCGGGCCAGCAGCACGCCCGCGCGATGTCGGGCGAGGGCCTGGACCTGATGCGCGTCTCCGGACAGGGCACGGTCTACCTGGCCAACCTCGCCCAGTACGTCCACATCATGGACGTGGACCACGACGGCCTGACCGTGGACAGCAACTACGTGCTGGCGCTGGACTCCGGCCTTCACTGGGAGGTCATCTCGGTGGACAGCCAGTACGGGATCTCCGGCACCGGCAAGTACCAGCTCAACATCTCCGGCCGCGGCAAGGTCGTCCTGATGACCTCGGGCCAGCCGCTGATGATGCAGGTCACCCCGGACAAGTACGTCAACGCCGACGCCGACGCGGTGGTCGCCTGGTCGGCCTCGCTCCGCGTACAGATGCAGGCGCAGACGCACTCCTCGGGCGTGTGGCGGCGTCGCGGCAACACGGGCGAGGGCTGGGAGCTGAGCTTCCTGGGGCAGGGCTACGCGCTCGTCCAGCCCAGCGAGCTGCTGCCGCCGCAGAACGCCGTCATCGGGTCCGGACTGGCCGCCCAGTTCGGCATGGGCCAGCAGGGCGCCCACGGGCAGAACCAGGGCAACATCTTCACCAACTGA
- a CDS encoding UPF0182 family protein has protein sequence MPDRGGGPTGPRIRVGRPSRRVRTLFMTLGVLAVLAMLFVMFSGFWTDWLWYRSVDYSSVFTTTLWTKIGLFFAFGFLMAAAVGVNIWLAHRLRPPLSAMSMEQQSLDRYRMGIAPYKKWALVAVTAVVGLIAGASASGQWRTWLQWVNGVPFGQKDPQFGQDVSFYAFDLPWYRFLLSFGFACAVLCLIAAALTHYLYGGLRLTSPGSRATGAATGHLSVVLGIFVSLKAVAYWLDRYGLAVKSSGLKSADGWTGLRYVDANAYLPAKTILFFIAAICAVLFFATLWRRTWQLPVIGFGLMVLSAVLIGGLYPAIVQKFQVQPNEQAKEAPYIKQNIKATRDAYDINGVDVQGYDGNYKPKDDADRQKLRDAADTTASVRLLDPNVVSPSFQQRQQVRSYYQFPSTLDVDRYKDKDGKDQDTVIGLRELNLNGVSERNWINDHFKYTHGFGAVAAKGTTFAEGGEPAYTESELPSKGQFGPYEQRVYYGEKTTQYSIVGGPQKELDYSSDKSGEKSYSYTGKSGVNLANPVNRAAYAVAFGEPQILYSGAIGEGSRILYNRTPKERVEAVAPWLTIDGDAYPAVIDGRIKWIVDAYTTSNGYPYASRTTLGDTTADSLTDGQRAVVAQQNQVNYIRNSVKATVDAYDGSVKLYQWDTKDPVLKTWMKSFPGTVEKKSAISKSLMEHMRYPQDLFKVQRQLLTTYHVTDPNTFYTGSERWQVPNDPTNKSGNSVPPYYQSLKMPDQKAQTFALTTTFTPNKRDNLGAFMAVDANATSADYGKIRVLKLPSQTPVPGPQQVQSKFNSDPKIANELNILKKLGDSEIEYGNLLTVPMNGGLLYVEPVYLRGAGTNYPLLKKVLVSYGENDPVLGNNLAEALDVVFGKKPPGSGNQNPPGGGDTGQRPPADQTVQQALDDAVKAYEEGEKARRDGDWGGYGEAQKKLKAALDRAAEAEKKAQKGGAGKNGDANGG, from the coding sequence ATGCCGGACCGCGGCGGAGGCCCGACAGGGCCACGGATCAGAGTCGGCCGACCGTCCCGGCGGGTCCGGACCCTGTTCATGACACTGGGCGTGCTGGCCGTGCTGGCCATGCTCTTCGTCATGTTCTCCGGGTTCTGGACCGACTGGCTCTGGTACCGGTCGGTCGATTACTCCTCGGTCTTCACCACCACCCTGTGGACGAAGATCGGACTGTTCTTCGCCTTCGGCTTCCTGATGGCCGCCGCGGTCGGCGTCAACATCTGGCTGGCGCACCGCCTGCGGCCGCCGCTCAGCGCGATGTCCATGGAGCAGCAGAGCCTGGACCGCTACCGCATGGGCATCGCGCCCTACAAGAAGTGGGCGCTGGTCGCGGTCACCGCCGTGGTGGGCCTGATCGCCGGCGCGTCGGCCTCAGGCCAGTGGCGTACGTGGCTCCAGTGGGTGAACGGCGTGCCGTTCGGCCAGAAGGACCCCCAGTTCGGCCAGGACGTCTCGTTCTACGCCTTCGACCTGCCCTGGTACCGCTTCCTGCTCAGCTTCGGCTTCGCCTGCGCGGTGCTATGCCTGATCGCCGCGGCGCTGACCCACTATCTGTACGGCGGGCTGCGCCTGACGAGCCCCGGCTCGCGCGCGACGGGCGCCGCCACCGGTCACCTGTCCGTGGTGCTCGGCATCTTCGTCTCGCTGAAGGCCGTCGCGTACTGGCTCGACCGGTACGGCCTGGCGGTCAAGTCCAGCGGCCTGAAGTCCGCCGACGGCTGGACCGGCCTGCGCTATGTGGACGCCAACGCCTACCTCCCGGCGAAGACGATCCTGTTCTTCATCGCGGCGATCTGCGCGGTGCTCTTCTTCGCGACGCTGTGGCGGCGCACCTGGCAGCTGCCGGTCATCGGCTTCGGCCTGATGGTGCTCTCCGCGGTCCTCATCGGCGGTCTGTATCCGGCCATCGTGCAGAAGTTCCAGGTCCAGCCGAACGAGCAGGCCAAGGAAGCGCCGTACATCAAGCAGAACATCAAGGCGACCCGCGACGCGTATGACATCAACGGTGTCGACGTACAGGGCTACGACGGCAACTACAAGCCGAAGGACGACGCGGACCGCCAGAAGCTGCGGGACGCCGCCGACACCACGGCGAGCGTGCGCCTGCTGGACCCGAACGTGGTCTCCCCGTCCTTCCAGCAGCGCCAGCAGGTCCGCAGCTACTACCAGTTCCCGTCCACCCTCGACGTCGACCGCTACAAGGACAAGGACGGCAAGGACCAGGACACCGTCATCGGTCTGCGCGAGCTGAACCTGAACGGCGTCTCCGAGCGGAACTGGATCAACGACCACTTCAAGTACACCCACGGGTTCGGCGCGGTGGCGGCCAAGGGCACCACGTTCGCCGAGGGCGGCGAGCCGGCCTACACCGAGAGCGAGCTTCCCTCGAAGGGCCAGTTCGGGCCCTACGAGCAGCGCGTCTACTACGGCGAGAAGACCACCCAGTACTCGATCGTGGGCGGGCCGCAGAAGGAGCTGGACTACTCCTCCGACAAGAGCGGCGAGAAGAGCTACAGCTACACGGGCAAGAGCGGGGTGAACCTCGCCAACCCGGTCAACCGCGCCGCCTACGCGGTCGCGTTCGGCGAGCCGCAGATCCTCTACTCGGGCGCCATCGGCGAGGGCTCGCGGATCCTGTACAACCGTACGCCCAAGGAGCGCGTGGAGGCGGTCGCCCCCTGGCTGACCATCGACGGCGACGCCTACCCGGCGGTCATCGACGGCCGGATCAAGTGGATCGTGGACGCCTACACGACGAGCAACGGCTATCCGTACGCCTCGCGCACCACGCTCGGCGACACCACCGCCGACTCGCTCACCGACGGTCAGCGGGCGGTCGTGGCCCAGCAGAACCAGGTCAACTACATCCGCAACTCGGTCAAGGCAACGGTCGACGCCTACGACGGTTCGGTCAAGCTCTACCAGTGGGACACCAAGGACCCGGTCCTGAAGACCTGGATGAAGTCCTTCCCCGGGACGGTCGAGAAGAAGAGCGCCATCAGCAAGTCCCTGATGGAGCACATGCGCTACCCGCAGGACCTCTTCAAGGTGCAGCGCCAGCTGCTGACGACGTACCACGTCACCGACCCGAACACCTTCTACACGGGCAGCGAGCGCTGGCAGGTCCCGAACGACCCGACGAACAAGTCGGGCAACTCGGTGCCGCCGTACTACCAGAGCCTGAAGATGCCCGACCAGAAGGCCCAGACCTTCGCGCTGACCACGACGTTCACGCCCAACAAGCGGGACAATCTGGGCGCGTTCATGGCCGTCGACGCCAACGCCACCAGCGCCGACTACGGCAAGATCAGAGTGCTGAAACTGCCGTCGCAGACGCCGGTGCCGGGACCGCAGCAGGTCCAGTCGAAGTTCAACTCCGATCCGAAGATCGCCAATGAGCTGAACATCCTGAAGAAGCTCGGCGACTCCGAGATCGAGTACGGCAACCTGCTCACGGTCCCGATGAACGGCGGCCTGCTGTACGTCGAACCGGTCTATCTGCGCGGCGCGGGCACCAACTACCCGCTGCTGAAGAAGGTGCTGGTCAGCTACGGCGAGAACGACCCCGTGCTGGGCAACAACCTGGCCGAGGCGCTGGACGTCGTCTTCGGCAAGAAGCCGCCGGGCTCCGGCAACCAGAACCCGCCGGGCGGCGGTGACACGGGTCAGCGGCCGCCGGCCGACCAGACGGTCCAACAGGCC
- a CDS encoding AIM24 family protein: MYEQQVPGHAQAAPVARMENHGSAMVKIAMQSGQDVFARTGSMVAYEGFVQYEPNPPAVRQMASQWLTGEGAPLMKCSGDGLLYLADYGADVVCINLDGDALSVNGTNLLAFDAHLQWGVQRVKGMAKFAGQGLFNVGISGTGWVALTSRGTPIVVDCGRGEDETYVDPDALVAWSANLKMKGKRSFKASSMIGRGSGEAYQLGFSGQGFVVVQPSEDSTDRLRARG, encoded by the coding sequence ATGTACGAACAGCAAGTCCCGGGCCACGCCCAGGCCGCGCCCGTGGCCCGTATGGAGAACCACGGCAGCGCGATGGTCAAGATCGCCATGCAGAGCGGCCAGGACGTCTTCGCCCGCACCGGCTCGATGGTCGCCTACGAGGGCTTCGTCCAGTACGAGCCGAACCCGCCCGCGGTCCGCCAGATGGCCTCCCAGTGGCTGACCGGCGAGGGCGCGCCCCTGATGAAGTGCTCCGGTGACGGCCTGCTCTACCTCGCCGACTACGGGGCGGACGTGGTCTGCATCAACCTCGACGGGGACGCGCTCTCCGTCAACGGCACCAACCTCCTGGCCTTCGACGCGCATCTCCAGTGGGGCGTGCAGCGCGTCAAGGGCATGGCGAAGTTCGCCGGCCAGGGGCTCTTCAACGTCGGCATCTCGGGCACCGGCTGGGTCGCGCTGACCTCCCGCGGCACCCCGATCGTGGTCGACTGCGGCCGTGGCGAGGACGAGACGTACGTCGACCCCGACGCGCTCGTCGCCTGGTCGGCCAACCTGAAGATGAAGGGCAAGCGCAGCTTCAAGGCGTCCTCGATGATCGGGCGCGGCAGCGGCGAGGCGTACCAGCTCGGCTTCTCCGGCCAGGGCTTCGTCGTCGTACAGCCCAGTGAGGACAGCACCGACCGGCTCCGGGCCCGGGGCTGA
- a CDS encoding NUDIX hydrolase, with protein MSLHDDAARVLKEWPAPSPEQDRLRLAYLDHLAAHPDGMGKPCKAGHITASALVIDPARGRVLLTLHRKLKMWLQMGGHCEPEDATLADAALREAREESGITSGLTLLGGPVRLDRHLTPCAWHLDVQYAALAPEGAEAAISDESLDLRWFPYDEVAEVADDSVVRLVERTRALL; from the coding sequence GTGAGTCTTCACGACGACGCGGCGCGGGTCCTCAAGGAGTGGCCCGCGCCGTCCCCTGAGCAGGACCGGCTGCGGCTGGCCTACCTGGACCACCTGGCCGCCCACCCGGACGGCATGGGCAAGCCGTGCAAGGCCGGGCACATCACCGCCAGCGCCCTGGTGATCGACCCGGCGCGCGGGCGGGTGCTGCTGACGCTGCACCGCAAGCTCAAGATGTGGCTCCAGATGGGCGGGCACTGCGAGCCGGAGGACGCCACGCTCGCGGACGCGGCGCTGCGCGAGGCGCGCGAGGAGTCCGGCATCACGTCCGGGCTGACGCTGCTGGGCGGGCCGGTGCGCCTGGACCGGCATCTGACGCCGTGCGCGTGGCACCTGGACGTGCAGTACGCGGCCCTGGCGCCCGAGGGGGCCGAGGCGGCGATCAGCGACGAGTCGCTGGATCTGCGCTGGTTCCCGTACGACGAGGTCGCGGAGGTGGCGGACGACTCGGTCGTACGCCTCGTGGAGCGTACGCGCGCGCTGCTGTAG